gataataatcatagtacaaactatgatattccttacaagtataaatggaatgccataaactaccacaatgaaaacaaggattttgtggtttgtatctaacagactgactcttaactcctgatttagaaggtaaggagttaatattcttattcttcctgcaaaaagaagccagatggttagaacttccacagttatgacatgttttcctagaagcatcaggaacaggtttataattattgcttttattcacaccttcctttccattcctatttttcctaggtaattttaccttgtttgcattcttaacatctttcagcttatgcttaagctgcttctttgtcattaagcctatgttcacttcagctgtcttttcctgttttagtttgtcagaagttaattcctttgtaacttctgatttctcattttcagactttacagttacaaacttaacaggttttaactttggcttttgcttatcaacaggcttaatttctttagttcctttttcattcttatcttctccataacctaagccctctttccagtttccactacttagcaaattttgagttgttttgccagagttagtccaagtcctgataatctctctttccttttctaactcagtttttagagattcattcatttttagcacttcatccctaacataaaaagcatcatctctatccttctgagtttgatggaacatgactaactctttttctaagaaatcatttcttttcttaaatgcaagattttcagaagttaatctttcacatgttaaagtttgatctctataactaacaaacatggttttaagatatcttctcaactcattaatatcatcagtatgaaaagcataagtagtctgaggtacctttgtttcagcagcttcagaactgctctcagcactttctttatcagcatttaccatcaatgcatagttttcctcactttcagagtctgaggtgtctgtccagcttttctgctttgtgacaaaagccttgcctttgtcaccctttaccttcttgcaatcaggagatatgtggcctttctcaccacagttatagcatttaacattggtgtaatctcctctgtcagactttcctcctctgccttcagatcttctgaaattcttcttatcagaacttatgcctttcctggaaaacttctttcccttcctgaacttcctgtatgcaatctttgtgattcatttcaccataagagcacacagcttcatcatctcctcatcagcatcagtctcaggcaagctttcagaatctgagtcatcatcactctcagaacttgatgactcagtatcagactttatgaaaagagctttacccttgtctttctttgaggaagctgctttgggggattcttcttcagccttaagagcaactgtccttgactttcctcctttcctcttgcttctttgttccatctcaagctcatgagtcttgagcattccatagatttcgtcaagagttgtttcatcaagattgtagttgtctcttattgtcgttgccttcaaatcccagcattcaggaagagctaacagggacttaaggtttgaatcttcaagatcatactctttatcaaccaatgacaaatcattcaaaagtttgacaaatctatcatataaatcattcaatgactcattaatctttgagtcaaagtgttcatactcttgagtgagtattgtcttcctgttcttcttaattgtctccgttccctgacaccttgtttccagagcatcccatatctccttagcagtcttgcagttgattaccctgtttgacattacattatcaatggcactatgcagtaagtgtcgtaccttagcatccttagcaattgatgctatatcttcagcagtataatcactcttctcctttggtacggtctttgctgcttcacctgcaactgcaacagcgagcttggttggtttgtgaggcccttccttgattctatcaaggtattctggatctgttgcttccaggaacatggtcatccttaccttccatatgggatattcagatggtctcagtatgggaactctgatggtctcataccgactctgaatttgtgtctttggtggttcctcagttttggtaggcttagttggagtttctgtgtccgacatgattgtgtttggatctttaactgtatgtgtgttaacagataggctctaataccacttgttaggtcacacacacactgtagagggggtgaatacagtgtatagtacactcaaatcgaactttaagaacttaagtaacataaaacaaactttattgaaacaataaactctgttacagtatggaactgttacctctcagtgatgaataaatatcacgagagctactagggttacaatgaataatcttctcgaataatgataacacttatagtataaaccctatgtctgtgtttatatactacacagttacaagataatcgctaattgatatggaatataattctgcttcctaaaatatatcaatcagatatcttttcttccaagtattccattcttcacgaaaatccttcttcatgcatatctcttcttatgtttatctcgatcttatttcctttaatcagctactgtccttatctgatcatccttcagcacttaagttctgatatctatcttctgatgattatctcctgataacataagtacagatatccttaagtcctgacttccagtataagtactgatcaacagttaagtactgatttatcctgttcaagtaagatctgaaagctaaacataaaacatattagccatgacattatcaaatatatctaacaaagtataatttggatgccagacaaataggggcacatgagcgcataggcatgcaaccagacgtaacctatatggagcaaccagaaagggttatagatcgaaaagaaacaagtgcttaggagaagggttatcaaactaggcagagtttggtggtagaaccacaatgtgggaaaatttacgtgagagttagaaagtgcaatgctaagagagtattcCTATTTGTTTTCTATTTTGATTCccggacggaatccttataaggaggggagactgtaatagcCCCAAAAATTTGAacctttttgtaacccttatgaatagtgtttttgctgattatgctgaataagaaaacttttcatgccacactatgtaggggttcttttattgttattctgagatcttattagtactctgtatggtatataagtgtatataaagatcgtcagaatccaaatttggacactttgatttttcccaaaaatccaccagataccgaaagaattgagtataaggtaacaggataaaaaggatttaaattcaaggattataagagaggatcataaaaggaatataatgtattgagaaaggttaaggaaacccaagtaataagatcccgggtatgatccctcaaacgataaacgaaaatgaaagttaagcaaaccgtataacagatcagcggtcattagccaagtaattagaagctaatcaaagaggttagtgaggatgatgttatcaaaccaataagaagaggacaagcatgggaagatgacataagattgatgacctaagcatgaccaaaaaggaaggaagtgtggttgattattaatcacacaattttacatggttaaaagggtaattaaacaaaacaaaaacctagcaaccaagcaaaacaaatcacaaacacaaaaacacatcttgacttcatttttccaagagaagctctcggcccttttccattttcaagaagaaaaaaaacccaaatccaagttccaagcttcattaattagtgaggtaattatctaaggttccttatgcatagatatagctatcctataagtttaagcttcaaattccttcacaatctcttcctaaaattcatggaagaagagggtgaatagtgtttttcaagaacttaaaatttggttcttgagtttttgtttagattaagcttttgtaaggactttcaagctccttagttacttttactcaccaaggaaggtataatctcataccctagccctacttttgtatatttagagtttttgtgtttggaatggttcatgagaagcttcattattgtgtatttagagatgtgttggttttgtgatgtgtttggagttgtaaatcttgttgattagttaaagaacttatgtaagcttttagttcatgattgggaagtagtgtaaattggaaatattgagttgttggggctgttgtagcattgtatgtatagagtttggttgtatggttgaattatggttgattggtggttgatttggagtaggataaaaattggtaatcgtgtaaacatagccgttgtaatgtccgatgtactcactgttaggttttgaccactgccatgattagatagttcatgttacgagcttcgttttgatatatggctcatttgaatccgatgtacggtttaggagaaacgaccggtttaagtaacggcgcttcgcgagcgaaccattacccctggccttactttgaaacattggttaaagaccttaaatgactaattagagtatgaaacatttatgtaaagtggattaggcagttggtaatgtactcgcgaaagaatcgccttaaaactcttaatggttaatttattaaaaatggtggagccgagggtactcgagcgacttaagtgaatcgttaagcgcaaaagcgaacgttagggtctaattggttaaagtatagattcataagcgactttcgtttaattctaacttatatgttgtttataggttaccagactcctctcaagccttttatcacccccagtcgctcaggcaagttttctacccgttatactgttgttgtgatgtaaatatatgtatatgcattatcttgtgataagtgcatgattgttattagcaaattttgcgatatattggagcatgctgatatggtatatatgcatgtctgtttcgtaatcttgatatctaattgttgattcaattgcttataagttgcataatgcctatgctagagataagcagtagttgcgtatacccttagtataggggacccaaaggtgaacatattttctaaaccgggagacgatgttcccgagtatattatatatatatatatatatatatatatatagttttcaaaactattattcgaataaggtttattcgataactttatttcacttaatgaatattattttgaacattcattcgaggacttatgactccgcttattttatttaatgaatatttttttgaatattcattcgaggacttatgactccgcttattttattaaataatatactttattttattaaagaataatgtttcgataatcaaacttattttcgattattcaaataaagatcgtactttcgtataagtatatctttggttatttattattcatttcaagtatgagttttaaaacttctacctcaattatttttataaagattattctttatgggaatattatttaaataataatattcagatattttctaatatattgggactgatttattttattaaatcagcattattccaaacattcttaaaaatgttttcgagtcttcaaaatgatttttaaaggttagggcggatcccaaaactcatttttatatttaagatcctcctttcgaaggggatttaaatactcgctcaaaacctgagggatccggctctgtggtgtgttttatattcgcaacaaggttgctgttttgataaaagagtttttgattacttacccaacactcgggaagtaaaagtcttagaacaagttaatccattaacaggcaccgcctgggaaatatcggtgagttttcctttccaactagatacgacttcttggtggagccgtatcaacaagtttctacttggggaaaggggggacaagctttacgtttcagagtcatggatttcatctgaactaggagtggcgtaagtggtcgagtggcgccggcccagccttattatattggcccaaatggcctggaagttccgctaagacggtccattccttaggagtccagtgttcggttgacaagtaaatccgacaggttctcctctacatgtagaaaatggtggggttgcactactgcgactgatcatcgtaagtggtcttcctggcgcggcaaactcccgtaatgagttcatcatccaattggatatttctgcaacactacccagagcacttcgatagaaaggctacggctgggcgattgttaagtgttggcagggtcgagttttcaaaatgatgttttcatcaaatgaagtatctcgtaacttcatttcattttgatgatatttcaaagattaatgttatacaagttttgtcgtgtagcttcatctatgggatgaactaattataacttgaatggtggtaatataagtagtattcggaaaagatataagtatattggagtatcttgtaacttcatcttttcaacttatatctggttaatgattatcttatgcatgacaaagattttcacaaaaacgttgaggcaaggttagatatatgagatcaccttgcaacgatatttttatacagttataaactggaactctgtgtatattatacatgaaagaggatttaaaaattctgaaaagtatatatatatatatactaaatattttgcgacttggtctcattaagagatcaaacttggttcatttcttcttgaccaagactttcatgagtactatgaagatgctcatatattgttaattattatacatattatttcggtgggcttgttgctcacccttgctttcttctttcatcacacaacatcagatagacaagatgaataggaccaagctcccaattcgcgagcggataggaaacgttccacagtttcctataggcgttgatgtcgctgtagctgaggtaggaactaccaataggctaggttttcaacttttgatgtaccagacttatgtatctttatgaattgtaataatgacaaagaaatataaatttattcagaaacccttttaaggtgtaatgacatataattgtggaataaaatgactcatgttatttttggatattcatctctgagactataacctgtggtgtgtgtgtttattgtggggtcacagtacggagtaattgattgtttattaagagtgggtgttattaagggaaatggaactcgtgacaacccggatccccgaccccggatttgggggtgttacactaacACTATTCGATTAGCCCGTGCAAAGGCCCAAAGTGTGTATAATCACACAAAATGTATATAAGTCGTTGTAAATgtataggtcgctccacactttacgaatAAAATGACGATACCCATGAAGGACCGATACCTATAAGGGGATGAAAGTACCTCGATTCGCGaatagaccattataacttccacaAAAACTCGAGTAGTTTTGCCGGAAGTTGGGGGAAAATGATATGGGTTGAAAATAAACCCTAAAGACATAATAAATATCTCATTGAATACACTTGGAATTCATGTCCAAAGCCCAGTACATACAAGGTCGGTCAAGGCCTTCCAAGGACTTAAAACAACCCAGGTCTTCAAGGTCCATGAACGAAAAATGTTTGTAGACAAGGCCCTATATAGCTGAAAGATTAGAGACGTGACGTCCAATACGAACATAATTTCCTTCTAAGTTGGatacttgtccaccaagtctcccaatcctagtctaaccctagactcatcctctatataaagggctctagccctcaacctagaactacattttttggattgattctctacaacacagagagACGTAGGCATCTTGCAAATACAACCAGTCCACGAAGAGAGAACATCCATTAAAGTtcgaagctcacaaaccctagcattaaatacttACAGGCCTTAGTTTTATTTCATAACACGTATGAATCATCATGTTATCGATTTtcaaaaaaatatgaaaaaatagTGCTAGGAGGGTGTGAAGCATAAAATATGAGTTGTAACAATCGAGCGAGTTCACAACATGATACACATTAAAATCCCGAAAAGAATTAAAAACTTAATATCGTTCTTGACTGCTGATGAATTCTTGAGCATTATCCCAGCTAAAATTATTATCTATGTCGTCTCATTTCAAATTTAAACTTTCCAATGTCTACCTCAAAACAACTCGTAGGCACactaaagaaaaataaaaagaaggGAAAAACTATATATAAAGATAAAATCCAAACTGCAAGAAACAATTAACTCGAAATTAATTTTGCTGCCTTCTCCGGCAACGGTGCCAATTTGTTGAATTATATTTTTAGAGTACCATTCGCAGGGAAGGACTAATATCAATACCAATCTCATTTCTCTTATTTCTCATAATTCAGAAGTGTGGAGAATAATTTGTCGATGTgtataattaataactaaattaaactaagaaataaataaaactatGTAATAGGTGTGAGAGAAAATAATCCAAGAATTAGGGTTgttcaatggctatcatgaatgtctgATTTATGTTATTGTTATGTTAATAATAAtctttataatatttataaaatcatctcccaatgtagattatagtgcctacaaCTATTACTTGAACGTCATTCCCATGGTCATACAAAttacaattatatattatttaagaATCAATGATTTTTAATCTCACAATTCGCATATCAATCTCCCGGTCTAATACTTAAATTatgtctatcatatcatgtactaaaACAACTCATTATCTGATTCGTCATAACTCTTAAATATTCAATTAGAAGTTAGCTAATACTCTAATTGTATAAAACATTTAATGACAGATTAACAATAACAAGAATCACATTACAATCAAACAAACATATTAAGGCAATGAATAATACTCAACTCTCGGATAAATGGATTAACTACTAATGataagataaataaaatatatattaagaaCGCAAACCATAATTTTAAGAATTGACATACAAagaatacaactttaaaagttcATTTAAAATCTGGACAAATCCTTTCCCTCATTCTTTCAATCTCTCTCTCAAGGTGTTTCTCTTCCTTTTCTCAAGAACAATTATCTATCGTAATATAATACAATACGTTATGTGTGTCTGGATACATATATAAAATCCTAATTTAATAAAGACTTTTAGTACTTTTCccgaaataaattaaattaagaTGTAAAATTCGTAGGCTATCTTTCTGGCCCGATTTTAAGATTCTTTTATTGGAATCTTAATATTGGGCTCCTTCTAAACCGTAGATATTTTTGTAAGCTTCGCATGAGCTATAAAATTGCCTAATTCTAAAGTCTAAGGGCCTAAACAATGATGTATGTGTGTGCAGCCCATTAAATCTGAATTTCCAAATGATTTAAGTCTAAATAAGTCAAATATCTTCTAGTTTTTAGAAATCTTTATGTCTtgtcataaaataataaactctaaTTAAATATATTCAATTAATGATATAATATCataaatatgagaataaaatcatataaaatatttataaatacataatttatCAACTGTTAGCACATTTACAAAAACTTAACATATTTAACACCTACTTTcctttaattaaaaaaatataaagatTTTTGGGATATATAAAAAAGAAATATTGTCATCATATATAGGAAGGAGTAAGTATATACTAGTGATTTTTGATATGCCAATTTGATTTATTAGAAAATTTAGGTAagtttttttaataatatttttaacttttgatacttaaaattcataaattttagaaaattcgAAAAATAGATTGGTCTGCATTAGTTATTATTTTTGTGTCTGTGAACTCTCTAATGATACACATATCAATAAATTTCGCTCCAGTTCTCCAATATCATCTATATTATCTAAAAGTGCTGCAATTTTTGTTATTGAAATTTGGAAGAAACTCCTGATTCCTGCAAAGAGAACCAATTTAATAACTTTCACAAATTAAACAAATCAAAATTAATCCTTATATTTAATACACATAAAAAATACGTTGCATTACATAactttaattaataaatataggGTTAAACAGAAAATTTATTTCACATGGAAGATCATAAGAAATACTAACCTTCCCAGTATTTGTGACTTTTTCAATATTTGAGTAACCTAAACaaacatatattgttcaatattatattgaaaataaacaaaattatataATATGAGAAGTAAAATATCGAATAGTAAATATAAGAATTGAATAATAATACATTTAAAGTAAAAATTCGATTACGTACTCGCACGGATAACTTTTAAAGATGAGTCTTCAAAATAGTTTATGCAAAacaaagttttaaaaaaaaattgaaggaaagtttcaaaaaaataaaactaGACCCATTATTTTAGGATTTCAGTTAGTTGAGAAAAAGgtaatatttttttaaacaaattCTGAATTTAATTGATTTCTAAATACTTTTTCTTTTTCCTATTAGTTTGAATATAAATAAGGAATTTAATTTTATTGGATTAAAATAGAAGAGTTCTAGAATTAAAAATCTTGTATTGAACTTAAAAAAAAGTTTCAATTTTGTTTAGATTCTATTCAACTTAAAAAAATATTTCGATTTTGTTctttataaaattaaaatcaaagaAGGAAgttttgattttagcattttttaaaaaaaaatggaTATGATTCTAGCGATTTTATAATTCCAGACGATTTTtctttatatataaatatattaattatataagtCCTTAGCCGTATAGGTTGGATATATTAAGCATAATCTTTATTCTGTAAAATAATTATCATCCTCTTagtaaatataaaatattgatgTTACAAAATAAAAATAGCAAGAGATATTTTTGAAAACATAGACAAAATTATGATAAGATTACCCAAATTTTGAAGTTATATCTCAtaaaattttagtttattttcttattaaattaaattattaaaattaaattataagTTTTAAGATAATAATTAGACACTGAGTTTGCTACGGTGGAAACTGATATATGAAAAATTCAACTAAATTAAATAATCAACCACTAATCTATAATGGCAAGATGCTACGAGACACTAACATGTTACGCAccaaaaattagaaaaacaaATCCAATCAATAATACAACTAttagcatttaccaagtcataTGGAGTcctttaaattttataataattttaaaacagaaatcctgGGCATTAAATTCTCCAAGAAAAGCTGAGAAGGAAACTTCCTGGAAGCTCACTCTATGGCACTCAAAACTCCTCCTTTTAAACTCCTCTTCTTCCTCCTCATTTCTTCTCACCCTCCATCTCCCTCCCTCCccctttctctctctctccctcccccaTTTTTCTTAACAATATTTACTTATATAGGCAGTCATGAAAATCTCTAATATTAATCCAAAAAAACTATTCAAGAAAAAAACCCGGTCCGTTTCCCGGTCCGAGCAATCCTCTTTTGGCTCTTCAGCCACTTCATCTTCGGAAGACTCGACCCATCATTCCAAACCAGCCGGGTCGGGTACACCCACCAGTGTCTTACCCGACCTGACATCCTCGGACTTTTTCAACCTCGTACAAGCTTTCAAAATCATTGATTCTGATGGAGACGGGAAAATTACCCGGGCCGAACTCGGGTCACTTTTGGGTCGGGTCGGGTCGGATCCTCTGACTGAAGAGGAGCTGACAATGATGCTTGGTGAGCTTGATAGAGATGGGGATGGGTGTATTAGTTTGGAAGAATTCGGTGCGATCAGCTCTGCTTTCGGGCCTCCATCGGATGACGTGGAGTTACGAGAGGCGTTCGATTTTTTCGACACGGATCACGATGGGAAGATCACAGCGGAGGAGTTATTGCGTGTGTTCACGTCTATTGGAGATGGTGTGTGTTCGTTAGAGGATTGTCGTTGGATGATTATGGGTGTTGATAAAAATATGGATGGGTTTGTTTGTTTTGAGGATTTTAGTAAAATGATGTTGCAACAACATAGATGATTATGTTTTTTACCCACGGTGAAATTGTATATGTTTTTCTGTAAGGCGGTAAAAATGTTTGGGAACTGTGTTTTCTTTTTAGAAAGTTGTGGGGGTAAATTTGGAAAGTTGAATATTGATTTGCAGTTACCACTTACCACTGATAAATATGAAATGAATTGCATAATGCATGCCTGACTGAGTGACGCAGTGCGGTGTATATGTTTTAAGAATTATATTTGTTGCTTGCTTAGTTTATTGTCAGTTGTTTTCTAAATGAAATACGAGGAAAATGATACCGCGgtgttgattttgttttacataTGCATAACATATTTGTATTTGTATTATGTAGGGGATTTTGGTTCAAATGAAAATGGGAAGTTAATATTTCTTGAAGGGAGATGGAGGCCGTGGCTGATCCAAAAAAGTCCGCCTAGTGTAATTTTCTTTctaaaacaatttcataatacTTGATAGATTTTGTTGTTTGGTCTATTTTTTCAAAACAAAAGCTATGAATTTAGATAAACTTTCTACTAtctaataattttaaattttttgtttGAACATTTTATCAAATAAGTCGAGTACTTCGCAAATTATGTTGTAAGAACTAAGAAGTAACTTTGTGTGTGATAGCATGTGTTTTGAAATTTATGTGATAGTATATGCTCGAAATTTTATCAGTGACTTTCTATCTTCTTGTTTTTAATTTACCGAAAATTTCATTTAACACTTTTTTAATCATAATCTCACACTTTTTCATCTGATTCTGAAATTTCGTTCTTCCTTTTCCTCCATTTTCTTCCTACCGAAAACTGGGTCCGCTTGCTTGTAGATTCGCCCTTGGACGGAGGCAAAATGCAATACCAAAATTTCtcatttttcattttattttaagCTTGAAACGGTGTGATTTTGCAATTTTGCATATATATTTTGACATTTTGTGTACATACGCTTTTGAATGAAATTGACGTATGACTGGTAACATTTCATGGGATAGGTAATTCCGCAATGTATTATATACATTTCTTACTTATATAGTATAAAAAACGGTCCGGTCCttaaaatatcaaaatttaatATTGATGCAAATTTAGGGGCAAATCTATTTTTTCACAATTCGTTTTCAAATTTCTTTTTGTAGATTAATGATTACGCGTTACAGATGAATATGAATCGACGTcctttaaataataataaaagatcTTCTAAATTATTTTACTTACCATTTACAAATAATATAGCATACGATAGTCGATTAATATGAACATGGGCGCCTATATATCAAATTATGTTGGTTATCTCTTCCGATGTACAGCATGGGGCAGTTGAGGCAATTAATGAACATTCTCCCAACTGTTTAAAATCACTAACTACAGGCCTAAGATCAGACTTAATGAACTAGACAGAAATTGCACAAAACACACACTGATGTTTAAAATAGGAGAGAATAAGGgaattatttttgaatataatCAGATTTCTGAGTTTTAATTTGATACAAATCTGCATAGTACATTTTATAGTAGTAATAGAATATTCTAGATAATTATTAGATGCATGTGCCTACTTAAATTTTATGTATAGACATTAAATGCAAAGACTACAAGAACTTTCTAATGTATGAACCTATGGATGCATAAGTAACTTCTCAACAATTCCAGAACCTTCATAAAGTTTGCACAAATTTCAACACTCATCATTTGTG
The sequence above is drawn from the Apium graveolens cultivar Ventura chromosome 2, ASM990537v1, whole genome shotgun sequence genome and encodes:
- the LOC141707814 gene encoding putative calcium-binding protein CML36, producing MKISNINPKKLFKKKTRSVSRSEQSSFGSSATSSSEDSTHHSKPAGSGTPTSVLPDLTSSDFFNLVQAFKIIDSDGDGKITRAELGSLLGRVGSDPLTEEELTMMLGELDRDGDGCISLEEFGAISSAFGPPSDDVELREAFDFFDTDHDGKITAEELLRVFTSIGDGVCSLEDCRWMIMGVDKNMDGFVCFEDFSKMMLQQHR